The segment ACAGCTTCATGGTCCGCGACATCATCCAGGCAAAAGCCAGGACGATGCGCTGCAGGATGCCCAGGTAGAAGAGCAGGGAGGTGAGTGCTGAGAAGAAGACGACCGTCGGCAGCACATTGAACGCGAAAAGGTAGCCGAAGGACTTGGTGTCGGTCACCAGCGAGCCGAAGAGAAACTGCGAGCCGGCCTTGTTGAAATCGAGGATGGCGACAAACATGTTGCCGACTGCGTCGACAGCGGAGCGGACGAACTCCACGCGCAGCACCAGCACGCCGCAGATGACCTGGAATATGAACCCGGCTCCAACCAGCCGCCAGGGTATCGCGCGGCGGTTCTCGCTGCAAACATACGCCATGCCAATGAACGCGGCGATGCCGACCAGGCCCCGCCAAAGGTGGGAGAAAGTCTCCATGGGGAAAGTGTGAGGCGAGCTTGCCAGACGCGGCTGCCTCGGCGAGCGAGAACACACGTTTCGCGAACGCCCGCGTTTGTCATCCAGTGATCGTTTCCAGGATCCGCGGCCGCACGGGTCAGAATCGTTGCCGGATCCCCACGGTCCAGGCGGCGCCATACCGGTTGATCGTGCGAAGAAAGCCGGGGGAATTTGAGTAGGTTCGAATGGGTTCGTTGAAGATGTTTCGGCCGGTGATTGTAAACTCGCAGTTGTCATTGAGCCTGATGACCCCGCTGAAATCGAACATCAGCCGCTCGTATTGCCAGATCTCCTCACTCTCGACAGATGAATCAAACCGAGCTGCCTGCCAGGTGAATCTCATCTGGGCATTGAACCGCGAATTGCCGTAGCGGATGCCGCCATTGGCGGACTTTGGGATGTGAGCCTCAATCCGCTCGCTCGCCGCAGTCCGGGAAAACGATCCGAAGACGCTGATGCCGCGAAGCGGCGCGGGCAGGAAGACCAATTGCTGGCTGTACTCCACATCAAATCCATCGATGCGGATCATCCCGGGCGCATTTGTCGGCTGATAGAACGCAAATTCCGCAAGCGCAGGGTCATCCGCGTAACCGGCCTCGGCGGCGCTGATCTGGGTGCTGGCGACACCCATGTCTCTGACAGACATTCGGAATCCGGTGAAACTCAAGGTGCCGGCAGGCTCGAAATAGTAATGCAGTCCAGCCAAAATCTTGTCGGATGTCTCCGGCCTGAGATTCGGGTTCGCGATACGGACCGTCTTGTTTGACTCATCGATCACGACAAGACCCAGCATCTGGTCAAAACCCGGCCGCCCGATGGACTGGCTGCCCGCCAACTGCAGATCCAGGGAGCGCGCCAATCCATACTTGACGCCTCCGCTGAGGAACGTGTTCGCGTATCCGCCGGTCCGCGTCGTTTGCAGGCCGTGGCGATACTGATAGTCCGCAAACTCCAGCGTGTCTGGTTTGTAGCCCGCAGCCTCCACCGCGGATCGCGCACGAGGGTCGATCGTCCTTGTCCGGACGGCCGTCCATTCCCGGCGCATGCCGAGGTTCATGCGAAGCGAGCGCCATCTTGCATTGGCCTCGAGATAGAGGGCGTCGACCCGTTCGCGCACGGACCGATTGCGGAAATTCCCGTTGATGTAGTTGGCCACTGTTGCGGGAGAAAAGTAGGAGGGATGTTCCTTGAACAGCGCGTACGTGGCATAGGGGTCGGTCATTGGAATACCCAGGGTGCCGATGTTCCCTCCCGTGCGCGCATCGAAACCGGGCTGCGTGGTTGTGGGCAGGACCGTGTCCGGCGCAGTCGCCATTCCCGCGGCCCCAACATAAGTCCAGTTCAAGAGCCCGCTTTTCGTCTGTTCATGGAGAGCCTCCCTCGTTTTCGCTCCGGTCAGGATCTGCACCGGCTGGCCAAGGATCGAAACGGTCTTCTCCGCATCAAACTGCATCGCGCGAAGCTGATGCTCCAACACCTGCGGCCTGCTCGAGACATTGTTGGAAAAGGTGCTGGTGCGATTGTAGTTCTTCACTTCGCTCCAGGATGGCCCCGATGTCTGTGAAAAGACCCAATCGGTATCGGTCGCGGTGCTGCGAGCCGCTGTGAAGCCGATGCGTGTCAGCCGGTGCGCCACCGTCTTGAAGTAGCCATCGGACATGTCCTCAAATGAAGTGCGCGACCGGGAGTATCCACCCCCGAGCGTGAGAACGAGGTCGTCCCTCCTGTACTCGAGCTTCGGGACATAGGTCACCGTCGCATTCGCCCTGTTTCTTCGATCCGTCGTGTATTGCACCTGTGAACTGGCATTTGCAGACGGCAATGCCACAAGAGAGGTGGCGCTCGAGTCAGGAGTAACAGCCCCGGGATCCACCAGGAATCCGATCTGCCTGAGATTGGTGCCATCATCCCAATGAGCGCCCGAGGTTCTGAGCGAAAGGGTCAGATGGGGAGATGGCCTGTATTCGGTGCTGAAATTGAATGACGCCCGGCGTGAGAGTTTGGGTGCATCTCGAAATAGAATTCGCGTGAGGATCGGCTCCCTTCCCGCCAGGTGGTTGTAGAAGTGGGTGACACCCGCCTGTTCGGTTGCGACGGTGTTCCCGCCAAGGCTGAGTTGAACGCCGAGCTTCTCCCGGAACACATCGGAATACGTGAATGCAAACCCCGGTCTCACCTTGTGGGTTGGCGTGCCGTAGGGGCCCGGTGTTTTCCTCAGGCTCCACGAATACTCGTTGCCGGTGAATGTCACATGCGCGGTGATCCCGCGGCCCTTGCGGTCGAACGCCGAACGACTGCGCAGATTGATCCGCCCTGCCGGTGAATCGGCATCCATGGCCGCGGTGGACGTTCGGATTATCTCGATGGCATCGACGCCGACAATCGAGGCCTGTTCGAACTCGAATGCCCGCGACTCCGCATTGAAACCCGCATCCGACGCATTGGCCACGTTCATCCCGTCCACGCTCACGCCTGCGTAGACGGGGCTCAGTCCCCCTATGCGGGCCGTGCGGGCGTCGGAATCAACGTAGTCCATGACAACCCCTGGCAGGTACTTGATGAACTCGCCCACGCTTCCGCCCGTGACATCCCCAAAATTGTCAGAGGCAACCACGTTCTTGAATGTGACCGCAGCACGCTGCTCCATGATGGCCTTTGCGCTGCCCTCACGATACCCTGAAACAACAAATCTGTTCAATTCGATGACCGGCTCGCCGTCCGCGGCCTCCGACGCAAAATGCGCCGGATGGAGTTCAAAGTTTCCAACTGTCGTGCGACCTGGCTCGATGGTCACCCGCTTGGCCGCCATCCGATAGCCCGTGTAGATTGCCGAAAGCGTGACGACACCTGCGGGAACACCCCGCAGACTGTAGGAGCCGTCCTGGGCAGTGAAGGCCACCTGCCCGCCACCGGAAACCTCCACCTGCGCATTACGCACATATTCCCGGGTGACGGGGTTGAACACTCTGCCCGCGATGCTGCCAGTACCCGGGCCGGACCTTGGGTCGGGCCGTGGTGCCAGCGAAACAGCACCCTCCCCATGCGTTGACGCCAGCCCCTCTCCAACCGTGCGCTCAGGCGTATTGTTGTATTGGGTACGCGTCACTGCACTTCCGCCACCGGCGATCAAAGTCGGTTTTTCATCGGGAATCAGCGTGATCGCTCCGCTTCGGGAGTCCTGAAAGGCCCGGAAACCGGTGCCGGCAAGCATGACATCGAGCGCCTGTTGGGCAGTGTATTCACCTTTTACCGCATTTGCGCGACGACCGGCCACGACATCCGTCGGAAAAAGAACCTCAATCCGAGCCTGCTTCGAAAAACGCCGCAAGGACGGCTCCAGGGCGTCCGCGGGGATGTTGAACGCTCGCACGGGCGCACTCACTGGCGCTGCTGGAGTTTCAACAGCCAATGCCAGCAAACCCAGCCCCACAAGAATGCTCAGGCGATGCCGCATGCGTCACCATGCTCCCGAAAGAGGTCCACTGCTCGCAAGCCTCCGGGTCAGCGCATATCCTTGCTCAACAGGAGGACGTTCTTGTCCCGCTCGGCCTTGACCCCAAAACCCACCTCCAGGAGCAGCACAAAGGCGTCGATATTGTCCGCCCGGAAGATGCCGCTGACCCGCATCATTTCCAAATCACGATCGACAATTCGCAGCCTCCACGCCGTTTTTCCCTCAGCCTCACGATTCATTGTCGCAACCGCATCCACAAGCGGCGTGCCTTTGAACTCCACCCGTGGCGTGCGCCAGCTCAGCTGATGATTGGCTTCATCACGCGAGACCGGCTCGATTGGAGCCCGCCCCGCGTTTATCTCGTTGCTCAGGACAATGCGGTTGCCGGCAGTCACCTTGACACTTTCCGGCACCGCAGGATTCGTACCGGAGGAGCCAACACTGACGGTCCCTTCAGTGACGAGCACGTCAACGCTCCGCCTGTTCAACTGAACAGCAAAGGAGGTTCCGACGGCCCGGACTTCGACTCCGTTCACACTCACGACAAACGGGCGGGCGGGATCCTTGGCGACTTCGAACCAGGCCTCCCCCTCGACAAGCAGCACCCGTCTCTCCCCGGTCGAAAACTGCACGCCTATGTCGGCACCGTCCCTCAGGGTTATCCTGGATCCATCGGGCAGGACGCGCTCCGTTGCGCGATGCACGATCGCCCCTGCCGATGCCAGTTCGGATCGCTGCAAATCAAGCCGGGACAGCAGGCCCACCCCAACCGCAAATCCCGCGGCTGCGGCAAAAGCCGCCAGCTTTCGGCGTCGAAGTCGCCGCGACCGCCGCCCAGCGAGTTCCATGAGCAGTGCATCCGTGGAACCCGTGTCGGCAGGTTTTCCAAAGGTCTTCCAAGCCATCTCCAAGCGTCCAAAGGCCTCCGCATGCCGAACATCCTCGTGCAGCCAGCTCTCCAGCTCCTCCTTCTCGGCTGGGCTGCATCCGCCATCCCGCCGCGCAAACCATTCGGCGGCCTTCGCATCAATTTCCGACTTCATGGCTGGTTTCAGGACACTGGCCGATCCATGCGCACCGTGGATTCGCGCCGTACTCCGCGACGGCGAAGGAATTCGGCGCACGCCTTGACACCACGCTGAACCTGCGCCTGCACCGTCTGCTCTGAAATGCCCAATTGAGCTGCGATCTCCGCTTGTGACACTCCCTTGATTCTCCGGAGGACAAAAACCTCGCGGCATCGCGCGGGCAGTGCGTCGATCCCGTCGGCAAGCAGTGCAATCTCTTCCTTCGTGCAGGTTGCTTCGGATACATCGGCCTTCTCATCCAAGACCGCCAATGAAGCCAAATCAGCTACAGGCATCAGCGGGTTGATGCGCTGGCGCTGGAGCAAATTGATGGCCACGTTCCTTGCCGTGGTGAAAAGGAATGCCTTGCAGAACCGGATGGGGTGGACGGCATGGGCCTTGATCACGCGCAAATAGGACTCCTGGACAACGTCGTCGACCTCCTGGAGGGTTGGAAATGCGCTCCGAACGTAGGCCCTCAGCGGCCCACGGTGGGGATGCAGATTTTCAGCAAACCACTTGGCTTGGTCTGCCAGGTCCGGCGACAGGGGTGTTTCAGGAGGACTCACGTTAGGGATTTAAACTGTGAGGGGCTTCGTTTGCTGGCAAGAGTTCGGTGTTGGGTGAGGCCAGCCGGACAGATTCGAAATCCGACAAATTGTCTGTAGCTGAAAATGCCGGCTGCCTGGTCTTGGTGGATGGGCCCTGTCTCCCCTTCGCAAGCCAACCTCCCAACCATGACCCACCGAAAGCCAATCTGCCGCATTAGCAACCTGCCCGCGTTCCTCTCCCTCTTCCTCTTCGCGATTGTTCCGATATTTGCCGCAGCGACCGGCTCCATCGAGGGCCGCGTCTTTAATCCCCGCAGCGGCGCGTTTGCGGAAAACGCCCGGGTGAGCATCGAAGGCACGGAAATTGTCACCTTCACCGACGCCGATGGTTTTTTCCATCTGGACAATGTTTCCGCAGGCACCGCCCGCCTCCGCATCTTTTATACGGGTTACCTGCCCCAGTTCGAAGCGGTTGCGGTCACCTCAGGTGAGACAACGCGGCGCGAGTTCAATCTGGGCGAGGGAGCGCCGACGCCGTCCGGAGCACCTGCTTCCGTCGTCAAGCTTGACGCCTTTACCGTCAGCGAATCCCGCGAGATGGAGGCCTCGGCCATCGCGATCAACGAGCAGCGTTTTGCATCAAACATCAAGCAGGTGGTTTCAACGGATGAGTTCGGCGCCATAGCTGAAGGCAATGCGGGGGAGTTTCTCCGCTTCCTTCCGGGTCTCATCATCGACTACAACGGCGTGGATGCCCGCTCCGTTTCCATCGACGGCGCGCCCGAGCAGAACACGCCGGTGACTCTGGGTGGCGTCAATCTGCCGGCCTCCAACCGGACGGGCCGCCAGGTTGAGGTCGCCATGTTCAACCTCAACAACATCTCCCGCATCGAGGTTTCGCTTTCGCCGACACCTGATTCTCCTGGCTCGGCTCTCGCCGGATCGATCAACCTTGTCCCGCGCAGTTCATTCGAGCGCACGCGGCCGGTTCTCAATGTCAGCGCCTTTCTCACCATGCGCGACAACATGCTCACGCTCTCCAGGCAGCCGTATCAGTACGGTGATTTCCGCCGGGTCATCAAACCGGGATTCGATGTGTCCTGGGTCGTGCCGGTGAACCGCCGTTTCGGTTTCTCGGTCGCTGTTGGCAATTCGACAAAGTTCTCCACCACCGAGGCCAACACCAACACGTGGCGCGGGCTTTCAGCCGCGACCAACGGCACCGCCTTTCCCCACACCACGCCGGGCAATCCCTATCTTTCCGCCTACCAAGTCCGGGTTTCACCAAACTCGATCACCCGCAGTTCGTTAGGTCTCACGCTTGACTACAGGCTTTCGGACCGCGACCGCCTGTCCTACGCCTTCCAATTTGCGGGCTTCGACAGCTGGACGGGCAACCGCAATCTGCAGTTCAACCCGACCCGGATCGTGGCAGGCACCTTCAGCCCCACCTTTGTTCAGGGCGTGGCCGGCGCGGGCCAGTTGGTATCCAACAGCACAACGGGGCGCCTCCGCCAGAGCAAGACGCACATGCATGTGCTCAACTGGCGCCACGAAGGCCCGGTCTGGAAACTCGATGCCGGAATGGGGCGGGCATTCACGAAGGACGCCCTGCGCAGCCGGGACAAGGGGCTGTTTGAGACCATCATCTCG is part of the Opitutaceae bacterium genome and harbors:
- a CDS encoding carboxypeptidase regulatory-like domain-containing protein, with translation MRHRLSILVGLGLLALAVETPAAPVSAPVRAFNIPADALEPSLRRFSKQARIEVLFPTDVVAGRRANAVKGEYTAQQALDVMLAGTGFRAFQDSRSGAITLIPDEKPTLIAGGGSAVTRTQYNNTPERTVGEGLASTHGEGAVSLAPRPDPRSGPGTGSIAGRVFNPVTREYVRNAQVEVSGGGQVAFTAQDGSYSLRGVPAGVVTLSAIYTGYRMAAKRVTIEPGRTTVGNFELHPAHFASEAADGEPVIELNRFVVSGYREGSAKAIMEQRAAVTFKNVVASDNFGDVTGGSVGEFIKYLPGVVMDYVDSDARTARIGGLSPVYAGVSVDGMNVANASDAGFNAESRAFEFEQASIVGVDAIEIIRTSTAAMDADSPAGRINLRSRSAFDRKGRGITAHVTFTGNEYSWSLRKTPGPYGTPTHKVRPGFAFTYSDVFREKLGVQLSLGGNTVATEQAGVTHFYNHLAGREPILTRILFRDAPKLSRRASFNFSTEYRPSPHLTLSLRTSGAHWDDGTNLRQIGFLVDPGAVTPDSSATSLVALPSANASSQVQYTTDRRNRANATVTYVPKLEYRRDDLVLTLGGGYSRSRTSFEDMSDGYFKTVAHRLTRIGFTAARSTATDTDWVFSQTSGPSWSEVKNYNRTSTFSNNVSSRPQVLEHQLRAMQFDAEKTVSILGQPVQILTGAKTREALHEQTKSGLLNWTYVGAAGMATAPDTVLPTTTQPGFDARTGGNIGTLGIPMTDPYATYALFKEHPSYFSPATVANYINGNFRNRSVRERVDALYLEANARWRSLRMNLGMRREWTAVRTRTIDPRARSAVEAAGYKPDTLEFADYQYRHGLQTTRTGGYANTFLSGGVKYGLARSLDLQLAGSQSIGRPGFDQMLGLVVIDESNKTVRIANPNLRPETSDKILAGLHYYFEPAGTLSFTGFRMSVRDMGVASTQISAAEAGYADDPALAEFAFYQPTNAPGMIRIDGFDVEYSQQLVFLPAPLRGISVFGSFSRTAASERIEAHIPKSANGGIRYGNSRFNAQMRFTWQAARFDSSVESEEIWQYERLMFDFSGVIRLNDNCEFTITGRNIFNEPIRTYSNSPGFLRTINRYGAAWTVGIRQRF
- a CDS encoding FecR domain-containing protein gives rise to the protein MKSEIDAKAAEWFARRDGGCSPAEKEELESWLHEDVRHAEAFGRLEMAWKTFGKPADTGSTDALLMELAGRRSRRLRRRKLAAFAAAAGFAVGVGLLSRLDLQRSELASAGAIVHRATERVLPDGSRITLRDGADIGVQFSTGERRVLLVEGEAWFEVAKDPARPFVVSVNGVEVRAVGTSFAVQLNRRSVDVLVTEGTVSVGSSGTNPAVPESVKVTAGNRIVLSNEINAGRAPIEPVSRDEANHQLSWRTPRVEFKGTPLVDAVATMNREAEGKTAWRLRIVDRDLEMMRVSGIFRADNIDAFVLLLEVGFGVKAERDKNVLLLSKDMR
- a CDS encoding sigma-70 family RNA polymerase sigma factor is translated as MSPPETPLSPDLADQAKWFAENLHPHRGPLRAYVRSAFPTLQEVDDVVQESYLRVIKAHAVHPIRFCKAFLFTTARNVAINLLQRQRINPLMPVADLASLAVLDEKADVSEATCTKEEIALLADGIDALPARCREVFVLRRIKGVSQAEIAAQLGISEQTVQAQVQRGVKACAEFLRRRGVRRESTVRMDRPVS